The following DNA comes from Pseudomonadota bacterium.
GGATCGACCGCTCGACCTGGAAGCTCTGGGCCGTTGCGTCGACCTGCTGCCGCAGCTGCTCCTTGACCGGCTCCGAGATCGGGGTCCCGGCCGTCGCGGCCTGCTGCTGTCCCGCCGCGTAGCCGTCGGAATACCCGCGCGCGTACTCGTCCTCCAGCATCGAGGCGATCACGTAGTCCGTGACCCAGTACGAGGGCCCCTCGTAGTACGCGTACGGGCTGTAGTACCAGCGCCAGGAGACGTACCACGGCGCTCCGAACCAGACCCAGGTGTACGTCCACGGCGTGAGGAACGGTGCGAAGTAGAAGCCCCAGAACCAGGGCTCGTAGAACCAGTAGTGGACGTAACAGAAGTAGTACCCGCCGCCCCAGTAGTGGTGATCGTAGTAGTGGTCGTGATGGCCGTGGTGAGGATGGTGGCTGTCTCCTTCGTAGTGGCCGTCGTAGTGGTGATCCGCGGCGGCGCTCCGGCGGACGACGATCCCCTCTCCCTGCACGACGAGCTGCTGGGCGTAGGTCTGCCCGCCGCGTACGAGCGTGGGTGCGACCTTCCGCACGGGAGGCAACGCGGTCCGCGGCAGCTCGCTCGGCGTGCGGAACCCGCCGCGTCCCGGGTGGTTCAAAGACCTCGAGCCGGGCGCGCTCCTCTGCGGCGAGCTCCTCCGGAAATCGCCCGACGGCGCGCCGCGGTCCGGGCGGGCGCTGCGCGGGGCGGAGTAGGCCCGGCTCGGCGCCGGGTGCCGATTCGGCTCGGACGATGCGCCGGAGCGCCCGCCGCTCGGCTTGGAGCTCGCGCGGGGCGACGGCGCCGCGGATCTCGGCGACGAGTGGCGGGAGGGTGCGCGGTAGCTGCTGCCGGACGAGTCTTTTTCGACCGACGCCGCGGGCGCGCCGCGCTTCTTGCTCTTCTTGGGTCGCGCCGCCGAGGCCGTCGAGGACCAGGCCACGGCCAGGGCGAGGCCGAGGAGCAGCGCACCGAATCTACCGAGGGGCATCATGGTTCACCTCCAATGACAGTATAGACGTTGTTCGGCGCGGGGGTATTCCGATCTTTCGCACGCCGTCATGGTGGGTTCACGGGAGATCCATCTCGTCGCGCACCGCGCGGTGCTCGGGCGAGAGCGCGTCGCCCGTCTCGTTCCGCACGCAGAGGGCCTCCTCGTCGGCCGGCCCGCCGCCGCGGTCCGCGACGAAGATCCGGTACGTCGGCGGCTCGCCCGGTCGGGGCCTGATCGCGACGACGCGGCGCAGGTGGAGGCCCGCTTCGCGGAGGGCGTCGGACGCGCGCACGGCGGAGCGGTCGAGCCCGTCCATCAGGATCACCGCCACCCCGTCGGGCGCGAGGTGCCGGGCCGCGGCCGCAGCGTAGTCGCGCACCCCGCCCCGGAGCTCGAACCTGCCCGCTGCGCGGGTCTCCTCGATCGGGAGGGGCCCGCTGCCGAGCGGCATGAACGGCGGCGCCCCCATCGCGAGGTCGAAGGGCGGGAGGCCGTCGAGCACGGACGGATCGCGGAGATCGCCGAGCCTGGGGTCGAAGCGGTGCTCGAGCCGGTTGAGCGCCGCGTTGCGCACCGCGAGATCGTGGCTCGCGGCGACCGCCTCGACGCCGACGACGCGGCACGACGGCAGGCGGGCGAGGAGCAGCAGCGCCGCGGCCCCCTTGCCCGTGCCGAGGTCGAGGACGCGTGCGGCGAGAGGTCGCTCCCGGGCGGCCGCCCAGGCGAGGAACGTGTCGTCCGACGCCGCGCGGTGGCCGCGCGCCTTCTGGATGATCTGCAGGCCGCGCGTGAGCCGATCCACCGTCTCGTCGTTCATAGCCCGGTGACGGCGTAGCGGAGCGACGGCGACTTGATCCCCGCGGTCTTGAGCTCGGCGATCATCACGCGCCGCGCCTCGTCGAGCGCGCCCTGGAGCGCGTACTCTGCCTCGCCCTTGCGGACGACGTAGGCGCCGACCAGGGCCCGCGCGCCCTCGGTGTCGCCGGTGAGCTGGATCGTCGCCACCCGCTTGACGAGCGCCTCCACCGCCGCCGGCATCCTGTCGAAGTCGATCCTGAACCTCTTGGCCGCGCCGTCCCAGGCGAGCGCGCCGTGATCGAGGAGCCAGCCGAGCTGGATCGCGACCATCCGCGGGTAGGTGCCCTCGAGCGGGTATTGCAGGAGGCCGAGCGCGTGCACCACGCCCGACGCGTACCGCTTCTTCGCCTCCTCGCCCTCGGCGCCGCTCTTCGCGACGAGCCAGAGCCCCGCGGTGTCGGCCTTGAGCTCCTCGAGGATGGAGTCGTTCTCCTGGAGCGCCTCCTTGACCGCGAGCGTCACGCCCTTGGCGTTCTTCACCTTCAGCTCGGAGTAGGCGCCGAACCCGTGCGCGAGCTCGTGGAACGTGACGTTCCGGATGTCGGCCATGGCGTCCACGAGGTGCACCTGCGTCGGGTCGAGCACGAGCCGGGCGCGCGCCTTCGAGACCGGCTCGAACGCGAGCGAGTGGTTCACCATCATCACCTTCTTGTACAGCCCCTCGTCGACCGACCTGCCGCGGTTCGGCAGGTGGTACGCCACCGTCGCGCCGCGATCGCGCCGGCCGTCGCCGGCGGCCATCCAGACCTCCACGGCGCGGATCGCGATCCGCGGGTCGAGCTTGCGGCTCTTGTAGATCTCCGGGCCGACCCGCGCGGAGAGCGCGTCCTCCATCGACTGCAGGTCGCCCTTGAAGCGGGCGAGCTCCGCCGTGATCTCGGGGTTCTCGCGGGCGATGACCATCTCGAACAGCGCCTTGAGCTGCCGCGGCTCCTTGTACGTCTCGTACGGCCCGATCGTGATCTCCCAAGGGCCCTCGAGCGCGATCCAGTCGTAGTCGGAGGCGTCCCACGGGAACGGTGCGGCCGACTCGAACGCGTCGGCGCGCGACGTGAGAAACTTGACGAGCGACTTGTGGGGCGCGGTCTTCGCCGCCTCGCGCAACGAGGCCGCGACGGACTTCATCTTAAACCCGAAGATGTCCGATTCAACATATGGAATAGCTTCGTATTTGCCGACTTCTTTCCGGCGCACGATCGTGAACGGGCTGAGCAGCTCGACCCCGTTTATCCGCGCGGCGAGCCCCTCGTACTCCGCGTCCGAGAATCCGTCCGGCCAGAGCCCGAATCCGATCTCCCGCTTGGGCTTCTCGGGGAGGGCGCAGCACTCCTCGGAGGGGTCGTCCGCGCACCACGGCGACTGGTAGCGGGAGAAGATCCGCTTCTCGACCTCGGTCCCCTCGGCCTCGATCCGATCGCGCCACTCGAGGTTCTTCGGGTGGATCTGGAGCATGTGCAGCTCCTCGATCAGCACCGCCGCGTCGAGCAGGTGGCGCAGCATCGCCTTCTCGCCCTCGGGCAGCTCCGCGGCCGAGTGGCTGAGCACGGTGTCCGCGTACAGGCTCCACTCCGCCTCGAGGCGGGCCTGCCGCGGGTCGACGGCAGGGGCCTGCGACCCCGCGTCCTCTGTCTGCGGCGCCGGCTCGGCCTTCGGCGGGGTCGCGGCACCCTCCCGCACCGCCGGCTTCTCGTTCTCGCCGCCGCACGCCGCGGCGAGCGCCAGCGCGGCCCCGAGCAACGTCCGTCTCATGGCGACCTCCTCGCGTTCGATGGGTCCTCGCGCCGATCATCAACTACCACGAGGTGCCGGGTTCGGTTAAGCTGTTCGTGGGATCGCGAGGAGAACGGCGACAGGAGGCTCGAGCCATGACGCGGATCTGGATGCTGCCGGCGACACTGGGGATCGCGGCTTCGCTTCAGGCATGGGGGTGCGGCGTGGAGGAGGATCGCTCCTCCTCCGACGCGGACTCGGACGGAGACGCGGATTCGGACGCGGACACGGACGGCGACACGGACGCGGATTCGGACACGGACGCGGACTCGGACTCGGACGGCGACGAGTGCTCGGAGGACGCGAAGCTCGTCTATGTCGTCGACGCCGACGGCGGGTTCCGGCGGTTCGATCCGGTCGCCAAGACGTTCACGACGGTCGTCCCGGCCCTGGTCTGCGGCAGCGGCGGAACGCCGTTCTCCATGGCCGTGTCGCGCGACGACACCGCGTACGTCCTGTTCTGGGACGGCGCGAGCTGCGTGGGCATCAACGCCGTGAACATCCACAACGGAGAGTGCGGCGGGCTCGTCGACTTCGAGTGCGATCAGTACGGCTTCTCGACGTTCGGCATGGGCTTCGCGACCGACGGCGCCGAGACCGACGAGGAGACGCTGTACATCGGCAGGGCCGACACCGGCGGCTCGCAGCTCGCGTCGCTCGACCTCGAGAGCTGGACGGTCACGCCGATAGGCCCGATCTCGGACGCGCCGGAGCTGACCGGGAACCAGAACGGCGAGCTCTGGGCGTTCTTCGCGTGGGCGGCGACGCCGAAGGTCGCGCAGATCGACAAGGCGACCGGCGAGGAGTCGAACACGGTGCCCCCCCCCGAGCTCGGCGGCAGCGCGGCGTTCGCGTTCGCGTACTGGGGCGGCGACTTCTACCTGTTCCACGCGCCGATCCCCGAGTTCACCACCGTGTACCGGCTGCACGAGGGGGTGCTCGAGGAGTGGGTGACGCAGGCGGCGACCGGCTTCCAGGTCGTCGGCGCCGGCGTTTCGACCTGCGCGCCGACGGTCATCGAGTAGGGCCATGAGACGGAGGATCGCTCTCGTAATCGCAGTGTCGTGCGCTCTCGGTGTTGCGCCGGGCTGCTCGGACGACCGGCGGGGTGGTGGTGACGGCGGCCCGGATGAAGAAGCGTGGCTCGAGCCCATGGAGCTCGGCGACGTGCTCGACACGTCCACCGCAGTCTTGATGCTCGGCGCGACGACGGGCGGCGCCTACGCGATGCGTGTTGGCGCCTCGGAGAACCATGTGCTCGTCATGCCGTCCGAGTACTCCGCCGATCTGTTCGGCGTCGTGATCGAAGGAGAGAGAGAGGGCGGATTGACCCTGGAGATCGCGGGGTGCGTGTACCGCGACGGGGACGGGGTCGAGGCGGGCCAAAGCGCCGGGACGGGAACGGTGTCGTTCTCCGGGCAAACCTCGGCACGGGACTCCGAATGGAGTGCGGACTTCTACGGCGCCGCCCAGTCGCTCGGGAGCGCCGTCGCTGCGCAGAGCCCGATCGACGCGGCCGATCTCGAGGCATGGATCGGCCTCCAGAGCCTCGCGCACATCGAGGTCGACGTGACTTGCGAGGGAACCGGCGGAGACAACGAGTACGACTTCTCGATGGATGCGATCGCGGTCCCGGGCACCGAAGACGAGGTCGACGCCTGGTGGGGCGAACTCGGCGCGCTCATTCCGAGTGCCTGAACCTGCTCACAGCGGCCGTACCTCCGCGTTCGAACTGGTGTACAATCCCTCCATAACGGAGAAAGGACGGCAAACCATGACGATGTTGCGTTTTGCGGCGCTGGCGTGCGGGGGGATCGTTTCCTTGTTTTTGCTGGCCGCGTGCGGGGACGACCCGGCCCCGGTGAACCAGCCGGACGGGTCGACGGATTCGGATTCGGACGCGGATACCGACGCCGACACCGATGTCGACACGGACACGGATGCCGACTCGGACACGGATACCGACTCGGACACCGACACCGACACGGACTGGTCGGGCGACTGCGACGGCGCCGAGGACTGCCCGGGCGGCGACTGCCTCCTCGTCCCGGACGAGGCGGGCGGCTGGTGGACGTGCGTGTACCCGTCTCCGGCCGAGGCGGACGGGGCGAGCGAGAACCCCGAGATGGACGGCTGCGACGCCCCGGGGGACTGCCCGGGCGACGGGTGCGGCTGCTACGAGGTGGCCGAGGTGTACCCGGGTTTCTACGCGCCCCACAACGAGTGCCTCTGCGATGAGTGCGACACCGACGCGGACTGTCCGGAGCCGGCGAGCCAGCAGTGCATCCCGGCGGGCGCGTTCGGGCTCTTCGTGAGCACCTGCGTCCGGACCGAGTGCAAGATCAACGGCGATTGCGCCCTGGAAGCGGGCGGGATCTGCACGCCTTACTACGACGACCTGTGCAGCTCGGTCGAGCCGCCGCCGTACCTCGGCAAGGGGTGCCACTA
Coding sequences within:
- a CDS encoding methyltransferase, translated to MNDETVDRLTRGLQIIQKARGHRAASDDTFLAWAAARERPLAARVLDLGTGKGAAALLLLARLPSCRVVGVEAVAASHDLAVRNAALNRLEHRFDPRLGDLRDPSVLDGLPPFDLAMGAPPFMPLGSGPLPIEETRAAGRFELRGGVRDYAAAAARHLAPDGVAVILMDGLDRSAVRASDALREAGLHLRRVVAIRPRPGEPPTYRIFVADRGGGPADEEALCVRNETGDALSPEHRAVRDEMDLP